TACCAGACTGTTTAAGCCGACGACCATGATGGCCCCGAAAAGCAGAAGCATGATGCCGCCCATCACAGGCGTCGGGATGGTTTGCAGAACCGCACCGATTTTGCCGATAAAAGCCAATAGAATTGCGAAAATGGCTGCCCAGGTCATGATGGCCGGGTTGAAGACCTTGATGAGGGCAACCGCGCCGGTGACTTCCGAATATGTCGTGTTGGGGGGGCCGCCCAAGAATGAGGCAAAGGAGGTTGCGAGGCCGTCACCCAGCATGGTGCGATGGATGCCGGGGTTCTTTAAGTAGTTTCGATCCGTAATGGAGCCGATTGCGAGAATGTCGCCGAAATGCTCAATGGCCGGGGCAATGGCCACGGGAACGATGAAAAAAATAGCCTGCCAGCTCCATTCCGGAAAAACGAAATGGGGGAGCGCCAGCCAGGGCGCCTTGAAAACAGGAGAAAAATCAACCAGTCCGAGGGGGAGGGAAACAAGATATCCGACGGAGATTCCGCACAGGATGGGTATCAACCGGAAAAATCCGCGGCCCAGAAGCGAAACCAGTATGGTTGTGGCCAGCGTTATCATGGAGACCACCAGGGCCGTCATTTCAGGAACCAGAACGGCGGCGCCGTCGCCGGTCCTGCCCATTGCCATATGAACGGCAACCGGAGACAGGATGAGTCCGATAACCATAATTACCGGTCCGGTAACAACCGGCGGCAGGATTTTCAGGAGAATATCGCTTCCGCGCCAGCGGATCAAAAGGCTCAGGACAATATAGACCCCGCCTGCGGCCGATAGTCCGCAGAGGGTTGCAGGAATCCCCCATGTCTGGACGCCGTAGATAATCGGGGCAATAAATGCAAAGGAAGAGGCCAGGAAAATCGGCACCATTTTTTTGGTGACAGCCTGAAAAATGAGCGTCCCGACGCCGGCCGTAAAAAGGGCTACATTGGGATCCAGACCGGTTAAAAGCGGCACCAGGACCAGGGCGCCAAATGCCACGAACAACATCTGGGCACCCACCAGGCTGTCTTTCAGTCTGAAGTGATATATCGGGGGAGCTGTATTCTGCGCCATAAAAACCTCCTCACTTTGTTCCGAAAATTTTATCGCCGGCATCGCCCAGTCCCGGCAGAATATAACCGATGTCATTCAGCCTTTCGTCGATTGCGGCCGTATAAATTTCAACGTCGGGATGGGCTGCTTCCAGTCGACGGATCCCCTCCGGAGCGGCTACGATAAAAAGCCCCTTGATCTGTTTGCAGCCGGCTGCCTTTAAAAGATTGATGACCGCCAGCAGGGTGCCGCCGGAAGCCAGCATGGGGTCCAGTATCAGGGATATCCGCTCTTCTATATTGCTGGTCATTTTTTCATAATATTTCACGGGCTCCAGGGTTTCTTCGTTTCGGTACATCCCCACCACGCTGACCTTGGCGGAAGGAATGAGGTTGAGAACCCCGTGCATCATTCCCAGACCCGCCCGTAAAATCGGAACCACGGTAATCTTTTTCCCCTTGATTTTTTCAACCGTTACCGGGCCGGCCCATCCCTGAATGGTTTCCTGCTCGGTCTGCAGGTCTTTGGTGGCTTCATAGGTCAGCAGACTGGCCAGTTCGGAAGCCATATCCCTGAAATCCTTGGTGGTCACGTGATGTTCCCGCATAAGCCCCAGCTTATGCTTGATCAATGGATGGTCGACAACATGAACGGTCACGGCAGCCTCCTTGGGACCTTTGAAAACGTCGCTTTTTGCACTATCGCTTAAGCCGGTCCAAACAAAAAACTTAAATTTTTAAGGTATCAATTTGCATGAATTGTTCAATGAGAAAGAAAATTTATTCCGGGTTAACCGCGACTACCGACCGTGTAAATCAAAAAAGCGGCGCTGCAGCGGCAATCGTCAGGCGGCCGTTCTATTCAGACGACGGAAAATTACGGGTCGTTTATAAGAGCGATATCAACGCGTCGAAATGTGTTGAGCCGGCTGTTGGGTTGCAGACGGCGATTGGGCTTTACATAAAAATATGGCTGGTCAAACACCGCAATACCGGTGAATCCCCAGCGGGAAGGCCGGTCCTGCCCTAAATGGGAGAGGACGCCTTTTCCAACAGCAGAGAGGGGTGCTAAAATTAAATGTCGCCGATAGGCCTTTTAAAAGTAAATTTAGCCGGCGCGACAACTAGGTTCTCGTATGTCGTCCCGGTGTTGCCGCCCAGAAGTGAAAAAGGCAACGCGATAATAAATACGGCGCTGCCGAAGACGGTGGCTAAAAGTCCCACCGGCCGGACCAGCAGGACATCAGCCATCATTTTTTCCGCGCTATACTCCGTTTGGGCGGATTTGTCTTGCGCCAGGGATTCCGTAGCAAAGGGAATTAGAATCAGCGCTGCAATGGTAAGAAAGACAATGGACTGTTTAGAGTGTTTAAGCATATAATCCTCCTTTAGAATGCGATCCCTCACATATCACACCGATCCATCTCAAGCCCGGGCGAGCCAGTGGCGCCCGCCGCCTTGGGTTTAAATTCCGGTAACGCCTTAATATTATATTTCTATATAAATTTCAATAGTTAATTGGTTGGCGTTTAAAAAAATAGTCTTTTGGAGTGAAGTTGAAGGAAACAGGTTTTGACGCATCTACATTGGTTTTTTCATCCGGCCGGACTTGAATCGTTTTGAGATTGGCGCTATAAATGATTATTTAGGCAGTCGCTGTTCGATTCCTGCCCGGGGCAACCCTGAATGTTTCGGAAGATCGAGCTTCTTATGAAAACCTTACGGGTCAACATCCGGCGCTTGACCAAAGAAAGTATCCTGAGCCGGATTGTCTTTTGTATATGGTTCATTCCAACAGCTACATAGACGTGGCCGTCGCGTTGCCGGTGTTCGGTACGTTTACCTATCAGGTTCCGGATAAACTGATGGATGATGTTTCAGTCGGAAAACGGGTTCTGGTGCCGTTTGGCCGCCGCCGGGTAACCGGGTATGTCCTGGGGCCGGGCAAAAGCTGCGGCCGCACAGAAATGAAATTTATCCAGGAGGTGCTGGACCGCCGCCCGCTTTTTCCGGCAGTTCTCATTCCGTTTTTCGAATGGATATCTTCGTACTACCTGCATCCCATCGGAGAGGTCATTAAAGGCGCACTGCCCGGCGGTTTGAATCTCTATGAATATTCGGTTTTCAAACTGACGGAGAAAGGTGAACGTGCATTGCAAGGAGAAGTCTCCGGCGACCGCGAGGGTGAAGTTCTATCCCAACTGAAAACAGGTTCCGCCCGGCTGAAGGATCTGAACCGGATGCTTCAGAAAAATATTTCCGAAGCACTCATGGCAGAGATGGAAAAGAAAGGCTGGATTGATCAAAAAACCGAGCTCAGAGGGGCCCGGACAAGGCCCCGCATGGAGCGCTTTGTTTCATTGCAACACCCGGATGTCCCTCTTCGAAATATTTCGGATGGGAGGCAGAAAATCATTGCGGCCCTTTCATCGGTCGAGGAGGTTGCGTTAAAAAATCTTAAAGCCATCGTTCCAAACGCCGCAGCTTTGATCCGGTCCCTGCAAAAAGGAGGATATGTCCGGACCCGATACAAAAGGGTGTTTCGAGATCCTTTTGGTGAATCCATATTGCCTGATACGGCGCCGACTTTGACAGGGGAGCAGCTGGAAGTCGTCACCACGATTTCAGCCTCTCTGGGACGGGAATTTTCAACCTATCTTCTGGCCGGTGTCACCGGCAGCGGGAAAACAGAGGTATACCTGCAGCTGGCCGAAGCAGCGCTGACAAAAGGCTATGCGGCCCTGGTGCTGGTGCCGGAGATCGTACTGATTTCTCAAATGGAAAGGTCTTTTCGTTCGCGTTTTGGCGAACGGATCGCGGTGCTGCACAGCGGCCTTTCTCCAGGTGAACGCTATGATCAATGGAACCGCATTCTGAATGGTGAAACGCCCATCGTGATCGGCGCCAGATCCGCTATTTTCGCGCCTTTAGACAAGATCGGGCTGATTGTCGTGGACGAGGAGCATGACACTTCCTATAAACAGGAGAGCGGTCTGCGATACAATGCCCGGGATCTTGCCGTGGTAAGGGCGAAAGAGCATGGGTGCATTGCCCTGCTGGGCTCTGCCACTCCGTCGATACAGTCCGCTTATAATGCGGATACCAAAAAGTTTATCGAATTGACCCTTAAAGATCGCGTTGAAAAGCAACCCCTTCCGGAAATCCGGATTGTCGACCTTGGAGAGAACCGGGATGAGCGTGGGGTTCGGCGCTTTATTACACCTGAACTCCACGATGCCATGAAAGTGACGCTTGGGCGACATGAACAGGTTCTTCTTTTTTTAAACCGGCGCGGCTTTGCCGGGCTGCCGGTTTGTTCGGTCTGCGGCGAAGCCGTACGCTGCAAAAACTGTGACATTTCCATGACGCTGCACCAGCAGGCCAATGCCTATAAATGCCATTATTGCGGGTTTTCCAGAGCGTTTTCATTAACATGTGATCGCTGCGGTTCGTCTAAAATAAAACTCTTGGGCCTGGGGACGGAAAAGGTGGAGGCAGCGGTTAGGGCGCTTTTTCCGGAGGCACGGGTTGCCAGAATGGACCGGGATACCACTGCCCGGCGCGGATCCATTGTAACGCTTTTGAAAGGACTTAGGAACCGGACAATTGATGTGCTGGTGGGAACCCAGATGATCGCCAAAGGGCATGATTTTCCGAATATTACCCTGGTCGGTGTTATTTGCGCAGACCTTTCCCTCAGTTTTCCGGATTTTCGGGCCGGTGAACGGACTTTTCAACTTCTGGCCCAGGTGGCCGGAAGGGCCGGTCGGGGAAAAGTTCCCGGCCGGGTGGTGTTGCAAACCTATAACCCGAAACACTTCAGCATATTGGCTGCGCGGG
This region of Desulfobacterales bacterium genomic DNA includes:
- a CDS encoding uracil-xanthine permease family protein; the encoded protein is MAQNTAPPIYHFRLKDSLVGAQMLFVAFGALVLVPLLTGLDPNVALFTAGVGTLIFQAVTKKMVPIFLASSFAFIAPIIYGVQTWGIPATLCGLSAAGGVYIVLSLLIRWRGSDILLKILPPVVTGPVIMVIGLILSPVAVHMAMGRTGDGAAVLVPEMTALVVSMITLATTILVSLLGRGFFRLIPILCGISVGYLVSLPLGLVDFSPVFKAPWLALPHFVFPEWSWQAIFFIVPVAIAPAIEHFGDILAIGSITDRNYLKNPGIHRTMLGDGLATSFASFLGGPPNTTYSEVTGAVALIKVFNPAIMTWAAIFAILLAFIGKIGAVLQTIPTPVMGGIMLLLFGAIMVVGLNSLVKAGEDLLEPRNLSIVALILVFGIGGMAFSAGEFSIKGIGLAGILGVLLNLVLPGKSQPKS
- the upp gene encoding uracil phosphoribosyltransferase; its protein translation is MTVHVVDHPLIKHKLGLMREHHVTTKDFRDMASELASLLTYEATKDLQTEQETIQGWAGPVTVEKIKGKKITVVPILRAGLGMMHGVLNLIPSAKVSVVGMYRNEETLEPVKYYEKMTSNIEERISLILDPMLASGGTLLAVINLLKAAGCKQIKGLFIVAAPEGIRRLEAAHPDVEIYTAAIDERLNDIGYILPGLGDAGDKIFGTK
- the priA gene encoding primosomal protein N', which codes for MVHSNSYIDVAVALPVFGTFTYQVPDKLMDDVSVGKRVLVPFGRRRVTGYVLGPGKSCGRTEMKFIQEVLDRRPLFPAVLIPFFEWISSYYLHPIGEVIKGALPGGLNLYEYSVFKLTEKGERALQGEVSGDREGEVLSQLKTGSARLKDLNRMLQKNISEALMAEMEKKGWIDQKTELRGARTRPRMERFVSLQHPDVPLRNISDGRQKIIAALSSVEEVALKNLKAIVPNAAALIRSLQKGGYVRTRYKRVFRDPFGESILPDTAPTLTGEQLEVVTTISASLGREFSTYLLAGVTGSGKTEVYLQLAEAALTKGYAALVLVPEIVLISQMERSFRSRFGERIAVLHSGLSPGERYDQWNRILNGETPIVIGARSAIFAPLDKIGLIVVDEEHDTSYKQESGLRYNARDLAVVRAKEHGCIALLGSATPSIQSAYNADTKKFIELTLKDRVEKQPLPEIRIVDLGENRDERGVRRFITPELHDAMKVTLGRHEQVLLFLNRRGFAGLPVCSVCGEAVRCKNCDISMTLHQQANAYKCHYCGFSRAFSLTCDRCGSSKIKLLGLGTEKVEAAVRALFPEARVARMDRDTTARRGSIVTLLKGLRNRTIDVLVGTQMIAKGHDFPNITLVGVICADLSLSFPDFRAGERTFQLLAQVAGRAGRGKVPGRVVLQTYNPKHFSILAARDQDSKRFYAQEITFRKALNYPPFSRIIQVRIAGKHKDHAGQVARELGEACSALQQGSKSFCRNIEVLGPIRAPLARIAQEHRWQILIKGKRAGTLHQFVRQLIKDRGALFNQRKAKVLIDVDPFFMM